A genomic window from Flavobacterium lindanitolerans includes:
- the ppk1 gene encoding polyphosphate kinase 1 codes for MIPPTDYRYIDREKSWLAFNARVLQEAADKNVPLLDRLRFLGIFSNNLDEFFRVRFAAIRRLSHAGVSGEKLLGGISSQQLVKDITEIVIQQQSESLRILSNIESELENENIFIINETEISREQENFIKDFFIQKVSPALVTIILNDLAEFPILKDTSGYLAVKLVMTKPKSTTKIVVKDTVLKIKKPKKDVRYAVIEIPKTINRFVVLPSSNDKQYIILLDDVIRYNLGSIFNIFDYESISAHMIKITRDAQLDIDSDQSKSLMEKISTSVKDRRIGEPVRFVYDQSIEKDTLKFFLNKMGIDSTDSIIPGGRYHNRRDYMDFPNLGRQDLLYQSNVPLPVDGLSLEGSMLEKIAKKDYLVNAPYQSFSYLIKFLREAALDPKVISIKITLYRLAKNSQIISSLINAAKNGKKVTVQIELQARFDEASNISYAEQMQTEGIELIFGIKGLKVHSKICVIERVEEGKVKRYGLISTGNFNESTAKVYTDVTLFTSHSKILKDVAKIFDFFDINYRVHRYKHLIVSPHYTRTRFEKLIDREIANAQEGKEAHISLKMNSLSDYGMIDKLYDASRAGVKIRLIVRGICSLIPGVPGMSDNIEAISIVDNYLEHSRVYIFNNDGDPEVYISSADFMTRNLDERVEVTCPIYDESIKQELIDTFNIGWKGNVKARLHSEKLDNLYRVRKDAPVFRAQLETYNYYRNKLEVIAENLN; via the coding sequence ATGATTCCACCAACTGATTACCGTTATATTGATCGTGAAAAAAGCTGGCTTGCTTTTAATGCGAGAGTTCTTCAAGAAGCCGCCGATAAAAATGTACCACTATTAGACAGACTCCGATTTTTAGGAATTTTTTCCAATAATCTTGATGAATTTTTCCGTGTCCGATTTGCAGCTATCCGCAGATTGAGCCATGCTGGTGTTTCAGGTGAAAAACTTTTGGGAGGCATCAGTTCACAGCAATTGGTCAAGGATATAACAGAAATCGTAATCCAGCAACAATCGGAAAGTTTAAGAATCCTGAGCAATATTGAAAGTGAGCTCGAAAACGAGAATATTTTTATCATTAACGAGACCGAAATTTCCCGTGAACAGGAAAATTTTATAAAAGACTTTTTCATACAGAAAGTTAGTCCGGCTCTGGTAACGATTATTTTGAATGACCTTGCTGAATTTCCTATTTTAAAGGATACATCCGGATATCTGGCTGTTAAATTGGTTATGACCAAACCCAAATCAACAACCAAAATAGTTGTTAAGGATACGGTATTAAAAATCAAAAAACCAAAAAAAGACGTACGTTATGCCGTTATTGAAATTCCAAAAACCATAAACCGGTTTGTTGTATTACCATCAAGCAATGATAAGCAATATATCATATTGTTGGATGATGTTATAAGATATAACCTGGGCAGTATATTCAATATTTTTGACTATGAGAGCATATCAGCACACATGATAAAAATAACGAGAGACGCGCAGCTGGATATTGATAGTGATCAGAGCAAAAGTTTGATGGAAAAAATTTCCACCAGTGTAAAAGATCGCAGGATAGGGGAACCGGTACGTTTTGTATATGACCAGTCTATAGAAAAAGATACGCTGAAATTTTTCCTGAATAAAATGGGAATAGACTCGACAGATAGTATTATTCCTGGAGGAAGATACCATAACCGACGGGATTATATGGATTTTCCTAACCTTGGAAGACAAGATCTTTTATACCAGTCTAATGTTCCTTTGCCGGTTGACGGATTAAGCCTGGAAGGGAGCATGCTCGAAAAGATTGCCAAAAAAGATTATCTGGTCAATGCGCCTTACCAATCGTTTTCTTACCTGATTAAATTTTTACGTGAAGCAGCACTGGATCCAAAAGTAATTTCGATAAAGATTACTTTGTACCGTCTGGCTAAAAATTCCCAGATTATCAGTTCCTTGATTAATGCAGCAAAAAATGGCAAGAAAGTAACTGTGCAAATCGAATTGCAGGCCCGTTTTGATGAAGCCAGCAACATTTCGTATGCAGAACAGATGCAGACTGAAGGAATTGAATTGATTTTCGGAATAAAAGGGCTGAAAGTTCACAGTAAGATATGTGTGATTGAACGTGTTGAAGAAGGAAAGGTAAAACGTTACGGACTAATTTCGACCGGGAATTTTAACGAATCAACAGCTAAGGTTTATACTGATGTGACCTTGTTTACGAGCCATTCTAAAATATTAAAAGATGTCGCAAAGATTTTTGATTTCTTTGATATCAATTACCGCGTACACCGATATAAACACCTTATCGTTTCACCCCATTACACAAGAACGCGTTTTGAAAAACTGATTGATAGGGAAATTGCCAATGCTCAAGAGGGAAAAGAAGCTCATATCAGTTTGAAAATGAATAGCCTTTCAGATTATGGTATGATTGATAAACTGTATGATGCAAGCAGGGCAGGAGTAAAAATAAGGCTGATTGTGAGAGGAATTTGTTCCCTGATTCCGGGTGTTCCGGGAATGAGCGATAATATAGAAGCCATCAGTATTGTCGATAATTATTTGGAGCATTCCCGTGTTTATATTTTTAATAATGATGGAGATCCGGAAGTTTACATCTCATCAGCCGATTTTATGACCCGAAATCTTGATGAAAGGGTTGAAGTTACCTGTCCTATTTATGATGAGAGCATAAAACAGGAATTGATAGACACCTTCAATATAGGTTGGAAAGGAAATGTAAAAGCAAGGCTGCATTCTGAAAAATTAGACAATTTGTACAGGGTTCGCAAAGATGCTCCTGTTTTCAGGGCACAGTTAGAAACCTATAATTATTACAGAAACAAACTGGAAGTAATTGCAGAAAACCTTAATTAG
- a CDS encoding SixA phosphatase family protein yields MKNLILIRHGKSSWNAPLLDKDRPLASRGMQDAHLVSMEIGKHLPKTFTILSSTAKRASETAIIFAQNLSCPIESIIFKDELYTFDDRQLEKIIKSCNNDYDNVILFGHNDAITNFVNKFGNVFIDNVPTTGFVSINFQSNDWQSIDKGKTQQVIFPRDLKKYDSTN; encoded by the coding sequence ATGAAAAATTTGATATTAATACGACATGGAAAATCAAGCTGGAATGCCCCACTTCTGGATAAAGATCGTCCTTTAGCCAGTAGAGGAATGCAGGATGCCCATTTGGTTTCGATGGAAATAGGAAAACACCTTCCTAAAACTTTTACTATACTAAGCAGCACAGCAAAAAGAGCTTCAGAAACGGCTATTATTTTTGCCCAAAATCTTTCATGTCCGATTGAAAGCATTATTTTTAAGGACGAACTGTATACTTTCGATGACCGTCAGCTGGAGAAAATTATAAAATCATGTAATAATGATTATGACAACGTTATTCTTTTCGGACATAATGATGCTATAACAAATTTTGTTAATAAATTTGGGAACGTTTTTATCGATAATGTTCCTACAACGGGATTTGTTTCTATTAATTTTCAAAGCAATGACTGGCAATCGATCGATAAGGGCAAAACGCAACAAGTGATTTTTCCTAGAGATTTAAAAAAATATGATTCCACCAACTGA
- a CDS encoding alpha/beta hydrolase, with product MQTKQVFIIMLLFSKIYSYSQKIPEDFGYRHIAMKYQDDPVDIIVISKKGEEKLAKPVFFFCQGSLPQPVVKYDEKGLYGTLPFDENSFLETYHIVIVGKPFIPIISDVNKLGKDYMYLKDIEKEIPPKGYTERNYLDYYVFRNNFIVKQLAKERWVKNKKLVVAGHSEGSSIAAKMASINKKITHLIYSGGNPYGRIMNILAQSRSFDTDSIDEGKNTIEHWKKVVAHSNDTSLTNGDAYKTTYSFSLPQKDNLMGLKIPVLVSYGTKDWSGPFNDLFQIEAIREKKDNCIFKSYLNLEHNYFPVNEDGTVNYEVYNWDKIAVDWLNWLNNSDNEN from the coding sequence ATGCAAACCAAACAAGTATTTATAATTATGCTGCTGTTTTCAAAAATCTATTCCTATTCACAGAAAATCCCGGAAGATTTCGGCTACAGACATATTGCCATGAAATATCAGGACGACCCGGTTGATATTATTGTTATCTCTAAAAAAGGCGAAGAAAAGTTAGCCAAACCTGTTTTCTTCTTTTGCCAGGGAAGTCTGCCGCAACCTGTTGTAAAATATGATGAAAAAGGGCTTTACGGTACACTACCATTTGATGAGAATTCCTTTTTGGAAACCTATCATATTGTTATTGTCGGAAAACCATTCATACCAATTATTTCTGATGTCAATAAATTAGGAAAAGACTATATGTATTTGAAAGACATAGAAAAGGAAATCCCACCCAAAGGATATACCGAAAGAAATTATCTGGATTATTATGTGTTTCGGAATAACTTCATAGTAAAGCAGCTGGCTAAAGAACGTTGGGTAAAGAATAAAAAACTGGTTGTAGCCGGACATTCCGAAGGCAGTTCTATTGCTGCAAAAATGGCCTCTATCAATAAAAAAATCACCCACCTGATTTATTCAGGAGGCAATCCTTATGGAAGAATAATGAATATTTTGGCACAGAGCAGAAGCTTTGACACGGATTCCATAGATGAAGGAAAAAATACGATAGAACATTGGAAAAAGGTCGTTGCACATTCTAACGATACAAGTCTGACGAATGGCGATGCCTATAAAACGACCTACAGTTTTTCATTGCCTCAAAAAGATAACCTGATGGGCTTAAAGATTCCGGTATTGGTTTCTTATGGAACCAAAGATTGGTCAGGTCCGTTCAATGACTTGTTTCAGATTGAAGCCATCCGCGAAAAAAAAGACAATTGCATTTTTAAAAGCTATCTGAATCTGGAGCATAATTATTTCCCTGTCAATGAGGATGGTACTGTTAATTATGAAGTATATAATTGGGATAAAATTGCTGTAGATTGGTTAAACTGGCTAAACAATTCTGATAATGAAAATTAG
- a CDS encoding response regulator transcription factor has translation MKKVLLAEDDFDFAMILKQYLDLHNFQVFWAKDGEEALNLFQNEEFSICIFDVMMPKIDGFTLAEKIIKINPEVPFVFLTARKLKDDKIKGLKLGADDYIAKPFEADELVLRLNNIVRRSEKTSLPVSEEIRISDYVFNPQRLELKIGETIQRVTEKEGSLIFFLYKNKNQLLKREEILKAVWGNDDFFSGRSMDVFISRLRKYFGNDPKISIESIRNIGLEFKLKQ, from the coding sequence ATCAAAAAAGTACTTTTAGCAGAAGATGATTTTGATTTTGCAATGATTCTCAAGCAATATCTTGACCTTCATAATTTTCAGGTTTTTTGGGCCAAAGATGGCGAAGAAGCGTTGAACCTTTTCCAAAACGAAGAATTCAGTATCTGCATTTTTGATGTCATGATGCCTAAAATTGACGGATTCACACTGGCAGAAAAAATCATTAAGATTAATCCGGAAGTTCCTTTTGTTTTTCTCACAGCCCGAAAATTAAAAGACGATAAAATCAAAGGACTCAAATTAGGAGCCGACGATTATATTGCCAAACCTTTTGAAGCAGATGAGCTGGTTCTCCGTTTAAATAATATAGTAAGAAGAAGTGAAAAGACATCTCTGCCTGTTTCAGAAGAAATCCGAATTAGTGATTATGTTTTTAATCCGCAACGTCTGGAATTGAAAATCGGAGAAACTATTCAAAGAGTTACTGAAAAAGAAGGTTCCTTAATTTTTTTCCTTTACAAAAATAAAAACCAACTGTTGAAACGGGAAGAAATACTAAAAGCTGTTTGGGGAAATGATGATTTTTTTTCAGGTCGAAGCATGGATGTTTTTATCAGCCGTTTGAGAAAATACTTTGGAAATGACCCAAAAATCTCTATTGAAAGTATCCGTAATATCGGATTGGAGTTCAAACTCAAACAATAA
- a CDS encoding Ppx/GppA phosphatase family protein codes for MITIRKYAAIDIGSNAMRLLIANIVEQKGKETQFSKSSLVRVPIRLGQDAFTVGEITEENIERMVDAMKAFKLLMKVHKVEKYMACATSAMREAYNGKEVVDLIKKKADVKIEIIDGKKEAAIIASSDLHHLLKTDQTYLYVDVGGGSTEFSLFTEGKIVASKSFKIGTVRLLNNMVNDIVWQEIEKWIKHVTEDYEHINMIGSGGNINKVFKMSGKLQEKPLSYMYLNSQFSFLNGLSYEQRIAELGLNADRADVIIPALKVYLNAMKWSGARNIYVPKIGLSDGIVKAMYYNKI; via the coding sequence ATGATTACGATAAGAAAATATGCGGCGATAGACATTGGCTCCAATGCGATGCGCCTGCTGATTGCCAATATTGTTGAACAAAAAGGAAAAGAAACCCAATTTAGCAAAAGTTCCCTGGTGCGTGTCCCGATTCGTCTGGGTCAGGATGCTTTCACCGTAGGGGAAATTACGGAAGAAAATATCGAAAGAATGGTGGATGCCATGAAAGCATTCAAACTTTTGATGAAAGTGCATAAAGTAGAAAAATATATGGCCTGCGCAACTTCTGCTATGCGTGAGGCATACAATGGCAAGGAAGTCGTAGACCTGATTAAGAAAAAGGCAGATGTAAAAATTGAAATTATAGACGGGAAGAAAGAAGCGGCTATAATTGCTTCTTCAGACCTGCACCATTTGCTGAAAACCGACCAAACCTATCTTTATGTAGATGTTGGCGGAGGTAGTACTGAATTTTCTCTTTTTACAGAAGGCAAGATAGTCGCCTCCAAATCATTTAAGATTGGAACCGTACGTTTGCTGAATAATATGGTTAATGACATCGTATGGCAGGAAATTGAGAAATGGATTAAACATGTGACGGAAGATTACGAACACATCAACATGATTGGTTCCGGCGGAAATATTAATAAGGTTTTTAAAATGTCAGGAAAATTACAGGAAAAACCTTTGTCGTATATGTATCTGAATTCTCAGTTTTCTTTTCTCAACGGACTTTCCTATGAGCAAAGAATAGCCGAACTGGGGCTCAATGCAGACCGTGCGGATGTAATTATACCCGCGCTCAAAGTATATCTTAATGCAATGAAATGGAGTGGTGCCCGCAATATCTATGTGCCAAAAATAGGGCTTTCAGACGGTATTGTTAAGGCGATGTATTATAATAAGATTTAA
- a CDS encoding DNA topoisomerase IB, with protein sequence MNRLEAKLQKIGSNPKVTAQSVGLRYAPQMHKGYYRIKGKDNAFVYKDENNTIIKDKSVIERIKKLVIPPAWENVWISPYENGHLQVTGIDARGRKQYRYHPNWNKIRNQSKFYRLRRFANALPMIRKQIEKDLNRKGLPYEKVVALVVKLIELTHIRVGNDAYKKLYGSFGLTTLRDKHVKFSNSSVYFEFKGKKGVSHKISLQSRKLANLVKKCKEIPGQELFQYYDDEGKHHSIGSADINNYLKEITHEDFTAKDFRVWAGSVHALFTFQEIGQFITVTECKRNIVSVIDDVAKKLGNTRAVCKKYYVHPTVIASYEKGSIWNYKVKANIKNNKLNPEEEALVRLLKKETIAEVLG encoded by the coding sequence ATGAACCGATTAGAGGCAAAACTTCAAAAAATTGGCAGTAATCCAAAAGTAACGGCCCAGTCTGTAGGATTGAGATATGCTCCTCAAATGCATAAAGGCTATTACAGAATAAAAGGCAAAGACAATGCTTTTGTCTACAAGGATGAAAACAATACGATAATTAAAGATAAGTCTGTAATCGAAAGGATAAAAAAGCTGGTCATACCACCGGCTTGGGAGAATGTTTGGATTTCTCCTTATGAAAATGGGCATTTGCAAGTCACCGGAATTGATGCCAGAGGAAGAAAACAATACCGTTATCATCCGAATTGGAATAAAATCCGGAATCAATCTAAGTTTTACAGATTGAGACGGTTTGCAAATGCCCTTCCAATGATACGAAAACAAATCGAAAAAGATTTGAATCGTAAAGGACTTCCTTATGAAAAAGTAGTCGCGTTGGTTGTTAAACTAATCGAACTAACCCATATTCGTGTTGGAAATGATGCCTATAAAAAATTATATGGCTCTTTTGGATTAACAACATTGCGGGACAAACATGTGAAGTTTTCTAATTCATCCGTCTATTTTGAGTTTAAAGGCAAAAAAGGCGTGTCGCATAAAATAAGCCTGCAAAGTCGTAAGTTGGCCAATCTGGTCAAAAAATGCAAAGAAATTCCGGGACAGGAACTTTTCCAGTATTATGATGATGAAGGAAAACACCACTCCATTGGCTCGGCAGACATTAATAATTATCTCAAAGAAATTACACACGAAGATTTTACGGCAAAAGATTTCAGGGTATGGGCAGGAAGCGTACACGCACTGTTTACTTTTCAGGAAATAGGCCAGTTTATTACGGTTACGGAATGCAAAAGAAATATCGTTTCGGTTATTGATGATGTGGCCAAAAAGTTGGGAAATACCAGAGCTGTCTGTAAAAAGTATTATGTGCATCCTACCGTCATCGCCTCTTATGAAAAAGGTTCTATCTGGAATTACAAGGTAAAAGCTAATATTAAAAACAATAAACTGAACCCCGAAGAAGAAGCATTGGTCAGGCTCTTGAAAAAAGAAACTATTGCTGAAGTTTTAGGATAA
- a CDS encoding sensor histidine kinase, with protein MKKKINLLIGFSALVLVVLSAIQYYLVKTTYEYKVEQFRSEIKAKIAKITNDYSDIDSTIFSKKDLLYKQLAENYLRDKSTRFHIKNALLQNEFKSELTRKLQEEFENEIPNLTIDFAIVLDKFVIYDATKEADTIFAEKPFIENKLYGDLASLDDAFLIRNYVGTTSGSFKKQELNSDYKLLTEDTLYVSIKNWEYIVLKRMALILIFAVFSILTLITLFVIALKALIKQKKISDIKTDFINNITHELKTPLTTLSVSAKILERKEIRENEETYNTVLGTIIRQNNRLQNLIDQVMTNSLGYEEIELHKEKVLMPDFLNSIINDFQIAYPDILIEKMLDSKKISINLDKFHLTTAITNVLENAVKYGCTNIKVKSSLEEGQFAISISDDGIGISKNKHSLLFDKFYRVEQGDLHDAKGLGLGLYYVDQIIKAHQGSIHVISDLGKGATFDLRLQVSNG; from the coding sequence ATGAAAAAGAAAATCAACCTATTAATAGGATTCTCGGCTCTGGTTCTGGTCGTGCTTTCGGCCATACAATACTATCTGGTCAAAACTACCTATGAGTATAAAGTCGAGCAGTTCCGTTCTGAAATCAAGGCAAAAATTGCAAAAATCACCAACGATTATAGTGATATCGATTCTACCATATTCAGCAAAAAAGACTTGTTGTATAAACAATTAGCAGAAAATTATTTGCGGGATAAAAGCACACGATTCCATATTAAAAATGCCCTACTGCAAAATGAATTCAAAAGTGAACTTACCCGAAAACTACAGGAAGAATTCGAAAATGAAATACCAAACCTGACTATTGATTTTGCGATTGTTTTAGACAAATTCGTGATTTATGACGCTACAAAAGAAGCCGACACTATATTCGCAGAAAAGCCTTTCATTGAAAATAAATTATACGGTGACCTGGCTTCTCTGGACGATGCTTTTCTGATTCGGAATTATGTGGGAACTACCAGCGGTTCATTCAAAAAACAGGAACTCAATTCCGATTATAAACTTCTGACGGAAGACACCTTATACGTATCCATTAAAAACTGGGAATATATCGTACTTAAACGAATGGCACTCATTCTTATTTTTGCTGTTTTTTCCATACTCACACTAATCACCCTTTTCGTAATCGCATTAAAAGCCCTGATTAAGCAAAAGAAAATCAGTGACATCAAGACTGACTTTATCAATAATATTACCCATGAGCTCAAAACACCGCTAACCACACTTTCTGTTTCTGCAAAAATTCTGGAACGTAAGGAAATACGCGAAAATGAAGAAACCTACAACACGGTATTGGGAACCATTATTCGCCAGAATAATCGTCTGCAAAATCTAATTGACCAGGTAATGACCAATTCCTTAGGCTATGAAGAAATCGAACTGCACAAAGAAAAAGTGCTGATGCCGGACTTTTTAAATTCAATTATCAACGATTTCCAGATTGCCTATCCCGATATTTTGATTGAAAAAATGCTCGATTCCAAAAAAATCAGTATTAACCTAGATAAGTTCCACCTGACCACCGCTATCACCAATGTTTTAGAAAATGCCGTAAAATATGGCTGTACAAACATTAAGGTAAAATCTTCGTTGGAGGAAGGTCAGTTTGCCATCAGCATTTCAGATGACGGAATTGGTATTTCGAAAAACAAGCATTCCCTCCTGTTTGATAAATTTTACCGTGTAGAACAGGGCGACCTGCATGATGCCAAAGGATTGGGGTTAGGACTTTATTATGTAGACCAGATTATAAAAGCACATCAGGGAAGCATTCATGTTATTAGCGACCTTGGCAAAGGAGCTACTTTTGACCTTAGACTTCAGGTTTCCAACGGATAA
- a CDS encoding outer membrane beta-barrel family protein: MSVYHKINEEEDFSFTANGTSKNDDFDFSTKTNSKIGEEQNRIRTLGKSKEYENFINSFLNYNKKITSWEASLFAGLQYSNYNSESFTSALNNYNETSYEPFQQTQDGFNVNVFSGRIDFEKKFKNEMKWETGAQYSSAIAHTDLDIKNFEQDLASNSKYQLKEKNTAAYAQLSGTLMKISWMAGVRAENTKIFGRYEGEPVSVDKDYTTLFPKAQLSIPIDSTKTLNLNYGRSISRPDYSSTSQGLTYINPYFAFATNINLNPSITSEIAANLQYRDKSVKLSYYENSNVINYGFLYNEPQNLLIYRPQNFEKETGYNLEFLLPFSSNFWSSNNTVSFILNKIEDTSAVIGDTKPYAYYYSNHVFKLKNELQFSLTGWGLTSRNEGVFQRNSYFQLDLAASKTFIKNLSCTVNYNNVFRNRTFTENFEVSNVRSNAIFFVDNCEFSIAIRYTLGKIKDSIYKEKEVNENSGRIK; encoded by the coding sequence GTGAGTGTCTATCATAAGATTAATGAAGAAGAAGATTTTTCATTTACCGCAAACGGAACCTCCAAAAATGATGATTTTGACTTTTCTACCAAAACAAACAGCAAAATTGGAGAAGAACAAAATCGTATACGGACTTTAGGGAAAAGTAAAGAATATGAAAATTTTATCAATTCATTTTTAAATTATAATAAAAAAATAACCAGTTGGGAAGCGTCTCTTTTTGCAGGATTGCAGTATTCTAACTACAATTCGGAATCGTTTACAAGTGCTTTGAACAATTACAATGAAACAAGCTACGAGCCTTTCCAACAGACCCAGGATGGTTTCAATGTAAATGTCTTTTCAGGAAGGATTGATTTTGAAAAGAAATTTAAAAATGAAATGAAGTGGGAGACAGGAGCCCAATATTCTTCAGCTATTGCCCATACAGATTTAGATATTAAAAATTTTGAGCAGGATTTGGCTTCCAATTCAAAGTACCAACTCAAAGAAAAAAATACGGCGGCCTATGCTCAATTATCAGGAACACTTATGAAGATTTCCTGGATGGCAGGTGTGAGGGCAGAAAACACGAAAATCTTCGGACGTTATGAGGGAGAGCCGGTTTCAGTTGATAAGGACTATACTACTTTATTTCCAAAAGCGCAGCTAAGTATACCTATTGACAGTACAAAAACGCTGAACCTGAATTATGGAAGAAGTATTTCCAGACCTGATTATTCATCTACCAGCCAAGGTCTTACTTATATCAATCCGTATTTTGCCTTTGCTACCAATATCAATTTAAATCCATCTATTACGAGTGAAATAGCGGCTAATTTGCAGTATAGGGACAAATCTGTAAAGTTGAGCTACTACGAAAACAGCAACGTAATAAACTATGGTTTTTTATATAATGAACCGCAAAACTTATTGATTTACAGACCGCAAAATTTTGAAAAAGAAACTGGATATAATCTGGAATTTTTGTTGCCTTTTAGCAGCAATTTCTGGTCTTCGAACAATACCGTCAGCTTTATTTTAAATAAAATTGAAGACACATCAGCAGTAATTGGAGATACTAAACCGTATGCTTATTATTATTCCAATCATGTTTTTAAATTAAAAAATGAATTGCAGTTTTCCTTAACGGGCTGGGGACTCACGAGCAGAAATGAAGGAGTTTTTCAAAGAAACTCTTATTTTCAATTGGATTTAGCGGCTTCAAAGACTTTTATCAAGAATCTTTCCTGTACGGTCAATTACAACAATGTGTTTAGAAACAGAACGTTTACAGAAAATTTTGAAGTCAGTAACGTACGTTCCAACGCTATATTTTTTGTAGATAATTGCGAATTTTCAATAGCAATCCGATATACTTTAGGAAAAATAAAAGACTCTATTTATAAAGAAAAAGAAGTAAACGAAAATTCAGGAAGGATAAAATAA
- the dnaX gene encoding DNA polymerase III subunit gamma/tau has protein sequence MEHFVVSARKYRPQTFKDVVGQQAITNTLLNAIENNHLAQALLFTGPRGVGKTTCARILARKINQEGYDDPTEDFAFNVFELDAASNNSVDDIRNLIDQVRIPPQTGQYKVYIIDEVHMLSQAAFNAFLKTLEEPPKHAIFILATTEKHKIIPTILSRCQIFDFKRITVKDAKNHLADVANSEGITFEDDALHIIAQKADGAMRDALSIFDRVVSFSGNNLTRLAVTENLNVLDYETYINMTDLILENKIPELLIAYNEILSKGFDGHHFIAGLASHFRDLLVSKTPSTLALLEAGEQAQKMYGLQAQKASQDFLLKGIDLANDCDLKFKSSQNQRLLVELCLMQLASITFDGEKKKLTDI, from the coding sequence ATGGAACATTTCGTTGTATCAGCCCGCAAATACCGTCCGCAAACATTTAAAGATGTTGTGGGTCAGCAGGCTATTACAAATACCTTGTTGAATGCTATAGAAAACAACCACCTTGCACAGGCTTTGCTTTTTACCGGACCACGTGGTGTTGGTAAGACAACTTGTGCCAGAATCCTGGCCCGAAAAATAAATCAGGAAGGTTATGATGACCCAACCGAAGATTTTGCTTTCAACGTTTTTGAGCTGGATGCCGCATCCAACAACTCGGTTGACGATATCCGAAATCTGATTGACCAGGTACGTATCCCACCACAAACAGGTCAATACAAAGTTTATATCATTGACGAGGTTCACATGCTTTCACAGGCTGCTTTCAATGCGTTTTTAAAAACCCTGGAAGAACCGCCAAAACATGCCATTTTTATATTGGCAACTACAGAAAAGCATAAAATAATTCCAACGATATTATCGCGTTGCCAGATATTCGATTTCAAAAGAATTACGGTAAAAGACGCCAAAAATCATCTGGCAGATGTAGCCAATAGCGAAGGAATTACTTTTGAAGATGATGCTTTGCACATTATTGCCCAAAAAGCCGATGGTGCGATGCGTGATGCCTTGTCTATTTTTGACAGGGTTGTCAGTTTTTCAGGAAACAACCTTACCCGATTGGCGGTAACCGAAAACCTGAATGTACTGGATTATGAAACGTATATCAACATGACCGACCTGATTTTGGAAAACAAAATCCCGGAACTGCTGATTGCTTATAATGAAATTCTATCCAAAGGTTTTGACGGACATCATTTTATTGCCGGACTTGCTTCCCATTTCAGGGATTTGCTGGTTTCAAAAACCCCTAGCACTTTGGCTTTGCTCGAAGCCGGAGAACAAGCACAGAAAATGTATGGATTGCAAGCCCAAAAAGCTTCACAGGATTTTCTTTTAAAAGGAATTGACCTGGCAAATGACTGTGATTTGAAATTCAAATCCAGCCAAAACCAACGTCTTCTTGTTGAACTTTGCTTAATGCAATTGGCCTCTATCACTTTTGATGGAGAAAAAAAAAAGTTGACGGATATATAA
- a CDS encoding RsmD family RNA methyltransferase, with translation MRIISGKYKGRRISPPKGLPVRPTTDMSKEALFNVLNNYFNFNGLKVLDLFAGTGNISYEFASRGCETITSVDGDFGCVKFIKQTADEFGFGIAGIKSDVFKFVEKSKAAYDIIFADPPYDLDQATFEKLVELIFANELLEEDGMMIIEHSKYTKLDHMINFSFKKSYGGSVFSFFEINSGEDEELKNEAEITEDDEG, from the coding sequence ATGAGAATTATATCCGGGAAATATAAAGGAAGGCGTATTTCGCCTCCAAAAGGCCTGCCGGTCCGTCCAACGACAGACATGAGCAAGGAAGCCCTGTTCAACGTATTGAACAATTATTTCAATTTCAACGGATTGAAAGTTTTAGACTTATTTGCCGGAACCGGTAACATTAGCTATGAGTTTGCTTCCCGTGGCTGTGAAACGATTACAAGTGTTGACGGTGATTTTGGCTGTGTAAAATTTATCAAACAGACAGCCGATGAATTTGGTTTTGGCATAGCAGGAATCAAAAGCGATGTGTTTAAGTTTGTTGAAAAGAGTAAAGCGGCTTATGATATTATTTTTGCCGACCCGCCTTATGACCTTGATCAGGCAACATTTGAAAAACTCGTCGAACTTATCTTTGCCAATGAACTTCTCGAAGAAGACGGCATGATGATTATCGAACACTCAAAATATACAAAGCTGGACCACATGATTAATTTTTCGTTCAAGAAAAGCTATGGTGGCTCTGTTTTTTCATTCTTTGAAATCAACAGCGGTGAAGATGAAGAATTAAAAAATGAAGCCGAAATTACAGAAGATGACGAAGGATAA